One window of the Hyperolius riggenbachi isolate aHypRig1 chromosome 5, aHypRig1.pri, whole genome shotgun sequence genome contains the following:
- the LOC137519473 gene encoding E3 ubiquitin-protein ligase TRIM11-like yields MASADLRKELDCSICLSIYTDPVTLRCGHNFCRLCIAQVLDTQEGAGVYSCPECRKRFQQRPALQRNITLCNIVGSFRAAQPDQEETGVFCTYCIHSPVPAVMSCLMCEASLCDNHLRVHSKSPEHVLCDPTTSLENRKCSVHKKILEYYCLADAACICVSCSLAGDHQGHKVETLDDASKMKKQKLRNDLQELITKTDETEREVQSLQENKRKVHKKSSGVTERVTVLFRDLRRQLDDLEERVLREVSRQEEQLSLALADFIQQLEIKKAELSRKMCHIEELCNMTDPLTVLQESHTGDLCDTEEGDKEDRERHDGRDLDVALISHTLYTGLSDIIAGVTGGCIIQEAADILLDINTANDYLHISDDMKIVSRSDICQNRTETPERFQGCTQVLSRQSFSSGRHYWEVDVSKSEGWRVGMCYPSIDRRGDQSVIGNNKSWCLYGYSNQCYVRHDSEVIRLPDDVSSNRVRIYLDYEAGQLSFYDLCVPIRHLHTFTATFTEPLHRAVSIKRHPWADGMGWLGFKDVFEFVPIGQIVLQPH; encoded by the exons ATGGCGTCTGCTGATCTGAGGAAGGAGCTGGACTGTTCCATCTGTCTGAGCATTTATACAGATCCTGTGACCCTGAGATGTGGACACAACTTCTGCCGGCTCTGTATAGCTCAGGTGTTGGATACACAGGAGGGGGCTGGAGTTTATTCCTGTCCTGAATGCAGAAAAAGATTTCAGCAACGGCCGGCACTGCAGAGGAACATAACATTGTGTAACATTGTGGGGAGTTTCCGCGCTGCTCAGCCAGATCAGGAAGAGACTGGAGTCTTCTGTACTTACTGTATTCACTCTCCTGTACCGGCTGTTATGTCCTGTCTGATGTGTGAAGCTTCTCTGTGTGACAATcacctgagagtccacagcaagTCACCAGAACACGTCTTGTGTGACCCCACCACTTCCCTGGAGAACaggaaatgctccgtccataagAAGATATTGGAGTATTATTGCCTTGCAGATGCTGCCTGTATATGTGTGTCCTGCAGTTTGGCCGGAGACCACCAGGGACACAAGGTGGAGACGCTGGATGATGCCTCAAAGATGAAGAAGCAGAAACTAAGAAATGATCTGCAGGAACTGATCACTAAGACAGATGAGACAGAGAGAGAAGTCCAGAGTCTGCAGGAGAACAAAAGAAAAGTCCATAAAAAGTCTTCTGGTGTAACAGAGAGAGTCACTGTcctgtttagagacctcaggagacAGCTGGATGACCTGGAGGAGAGAGTCCTGAGAGAGGTCTCCAGGCAGGAGGAGCAGCTttctctggcattggctgatttcattcagcagctggaaataaagaaggccgagctgtccaggaagatgtgtcacattgaggagctgtgtaacatgactgacccactgactgtcttacaggaatcacacacaggtgacttgtgtgacactgAGGAGGGGGAtaaggaggacagagagagacatgatgggcgggatctggatgtggctctcatctcacacacattatacacagggTTATCTGATATAATAGCCGGGGTGACTGGAGGCTGCATCATACAGGAGGctgcagacatattactggatATAAACACAGCTAATGATTATCTCCATATATCAGATGACATGAAAATTGTATCCAGGTCAGATATCTGCCAGAATCGCACAGAAACACCAGAGAGATTTCAGGGATGCACTCAGGTGTTAAGCAGAcagagtttctcctcagggcgacattactgggaagtggatgtcaGTAAATCAGAGGGGTGGCGTGTAGgaatgtgttaccccagtatagacaggagaGGAGATCAGTCAGTGATTGGAAATAACAAGTCCTGGTGTCTGTATGGGTATAGTAATCAGTGTTATGTGCGACATGACAGTGAGGTGATCCGGTTACCTGACGATGTCTCCAGTAACAGAGTCaggatatatctggattatgaggcgGGGCAGCTGTCCTTTTATGATCTGTGTGTCccgatcagacacctccacacctttactgccaccttcactgagcccctccacagggccgtatctattaagaggcacccgtgggccg ATGGAATGGGATGGCTGGGGTTTAAAGATGTGTTTGAATTTGTACCTATAGGCCAGATTGTGTTGCAGCCGCACTGA